Within Deferribacterota bacterium, the genomic segment CTAGCAATCTTATCGATATCCAAATCATCTAAAAAACCATTTACACCAGCAAAAATAACCATGATCTGCTCTTCAACAGGCATTGGTTTATACTGACCCTGTTTTAATATTTCAACTAATTTACTACCCCTATTCAATTGATCCTGTGTCGATTTGTCTAGCTCGCTGCCAAATTGTGCAAAAGCTGCTAATTCTCTATATTGAGCCAGATCTAATCTTAATGAGCCAGCAACTTGTTTCATAGCCTTAATTTGAGCCGAACCACCAACCCTTGAGACAGATAACCCAACATTAATTGCAGGTCTAACACCTGCATAAAACAAATCACCTTCTAAATAAATCTGTCCATCAGTGATGGAAATAACATTTGTTGGTATATACGCCGAAACATCTCCTGCTTGGGTTTCTATAATAGGTAGTGCAGTTAA encodes:
- a CDS encoding F0F1 ATP synthase subunit alpha (produces ATP from ADP in the presence of a proton gradient across the membrane; the alpha chain is a catalytic subunit), whose protein sequence is LTALPIIETQAGDVSAYIPTNVISITDGQIYLEGDLFYAGVRPAINVGLSVSRVGGSAQIKAMKQVAGSLRLDLAQYRELAAFAQFGSELDKSTQDQLNRGSKLVEILKQGQYKPMPVEEQIMVIFAGVNGFLDDLDIDKIASFEAEFLNFIRNNYDDILKEIRDKKKLDDTLTERIGASIKEFKNSFM